From Pan troglodytes isolate AG18354 chromosome 11, NHGRI_mPanTro3-v2.0_pri, whole genome shotgun sequence, the proteins below share one genomic window:
- the LOC750206 gene encoding prothymosin alpha produces the protein MSDAAVDTSSEIIAKDLKEKKEVVKAAENGRDAPANGNANEENGEQEADNEVDEEGEESGEEEEEEKEGDGEEEDGDEDEEAESATGKRAAEDDEDDDVDTKKQKTDKDD, from the coding sequence ATGTCAGATGCAGCTGTAGACACCAGCTCTGAAATCATTGCCAAGGActtaaaggagaagaaggaagttgTGAAAGCGGCGGAAAATGGAAGAGACGCCCCTGCTAACGGGAATGCTAATGAGGAAAATGGGGAGCAGGAGGCTGACAATGAGGTAGatgaagaaggggaagaaagtggggaggaagaggaggaggaaaaagaaggtgATGGTGAGGAAGAGGATGGAGATGAAGACGAGGAAGCTGAGTCTGCTACAGGCAAGCGGGCAgctgaagatgatgaggatgatgatgtcgATACCAAGAAGCAGAAGACCGACAAGGATGACTAg